Proteins encoded by one window of Canis lupus dingo isolate Sandy chromosome 10, ASM325472v2, whole genome shotgun sequence:
- the LOC112678046 gene encoding transmembrane protein 198-like isoform X1 yields the protein MEEALLPLAMTSDPRPFNQQLPEPPDPRCVLEPQDNPELAPALVCALCCCFGIIYCCFGYRCFKAVMFLSGLLSGALVIFLLCHKERVLETQLSLEVSAGIALGIGLLCGLVTMLVRSVGLFLTGLLLGLTLGAGALLGTEPIYQPPSAWVPAGGLVGLALLGALLTLRWPRPFTVLGTALLGAAVLVACADYFLEGLALGSRLGQRLQALPALPPLCWYSWVLLGTWPALGALGALAQWKLMDEEHGGHANAVVLSHQRRHLQLLRIRQQEAKWHRTPSGVGLCEGGYRPRLPLNTRSPADSLAPSYLQSLRERQLGPGTQATAPHTVLDLDSDCASTVPLTTPSGSTQT from the exons ATGGAGGAAGCCTTGTTGCCCCTGGCCATGACCTCTGACCCCAGGCCCTTTAATCAACaactcccagagcctccagaccCAAGATGTGTCTTGGAACCCCAGGACAATCCTGAACTGGCACCCGCCCTGGTGTGTGCTCTTTGCTGCTGCTTTGGAATCATCTACTGCTGCTTCG gCTACCGCTGCTTCAAGGCAGTAATGTTTCTCTCGGGCCTGCTGTCAGGAGCTCTGGTGATCTTCCTGCTGTGCCACAAGGAGCGAGTGCTAGAGACACAGCTGAGCCTGGAGGTGAGCGCGGGCATTGCGCTGGGCATCGGACTCCTCTGTGGCCTGGTCACCATGTTGGTGCGCAGCGTTGGGCTCTTCCTGACTGGTCTCCTGCTAGGCCTAACCCTGGGTGCCGGGgccctgctgggcacagagcccatCTACcaaccaccttcagcctgggtgCCGGCTggggggctggtggggctggCACTGCTGGGAGCCCTGCTCACACTTCGGTGGCCACGTCCATTCACAGTTTTGGGCACAGCCCTGCTGGGTGCTGCGGTGCTGGTGGCCTGTGCTGACTACTTCCTAGAGGGGCTGGCACTGGGCAGTCGGCTGGGCCAACGCTTGCAGGCACTTCCAGCCTTGCCTCCTCTCTGCTGGTATAGCTGGGTCTTGCTGGGCACCTGGCcagccctgggggccctgggggccctggCCCAGTGGAAGCTCATGGATGAGGAACATGGAGGCCACGCCAATG CAGTGGTCTTGAGCCACCAGCGGAGGCATCTTCAGCTCCTTCGGATCCGTCAGCAAGAGGCCAAGTGGCACCGGACGCCCTCCGGGGTGGGGCTCTGTGAAGGCGGCTACCGGCCCCGGCTCCCCCTCAACACCCGGAGCCCTGCTGATAGTCTGGCTCCC AGTTATCTCCAGAGCCTTCGAGAGCGCCAACTGGGACCGGGCACCCAGGCCACAGCCCCCCACACCGTGCTGGACCTAGATTCTGACTGTGCTTCCACTGTACCCCTCACCACACCTTCTGGTTCCACCCAGACCTGA
- the LOC112678046 gene encoding transmembrane protein 198-like isoform X3, with protein sequence MFLSGLLSGALVIFLLCHKERVLETQLSLEVSAGIALGIGLLCGLVTMLVRSVGLFLTGLLLGLTLGAGALLGTEPIYQPPSAWVPAGGLVGLALLGALLTLRWPRPFTVLGTALLGAAVLVACADYFLEGLALGSRLGQRLQALPALPPLCWYSWVLLGTWPALGALGALAQWKLMDEEHGGHANAVVLSHQRRHLQLLRIRQQEAKWHRTPSGVGLCEGGYRPRLPLNTRSPADSLAPSYLQSLRERQLGPGTQATAPHTVLDLDSDCASTVPLTTPSGSTQT encoded by the exons ATGTTTCTCTCGGGCCTGCTGTCAGGAGCTCTGGTGATCTTCCTGCTGTGCCACAAGGAGCGAGTGCTAGAGACACAGCTGAGCCTGGAGGTGAGCGCGGGCATTGCGCTGGGCATCGGACTCCTCTGTGGCCTGGTCACCATGTTGGTGCGCAGCGTTGGGCTCTTCCTGACTGGTCTCCTGCTAGGCCTAACCCTGGGTGCCGGGgccctgctgggcacagagcccatCTACcaaccaccttcagcctgggtgCCGGCTggggggctggtggggctggCACTGCTGGGAGCCCTGCTCACACTTCGGTGGCCACGTCCATTCACAGTTTTGGGCACAGCCCTGCTGGGTGCTGCGGTGCTGGTGGCCTGTGCTGACTACTTCCTAGAGGGGCTGGCACTGGGCAGTCGGCTGGGCCAACGCTTGCAGGCACTTCCAGCCTTGCCTCCTCTCTGCTGGTATAGCTGGGTCTTGCTGGGCACCTGGCcagccctgggggccctgggggccctggCCCAGTGGAAGCTCATGGATGAGGAACATGGAGGCCACGCCAATG CAGTGGTCTTGAGCCACCAGCGGAGGCATCTTCAGCTCCTTCGGATCCGTCAGCAAGAGGCCAAGTGGCACCGGACGCCCTCCGGGGTGGGGCTCTGTGAAGGCGGCTACCGGCCCCGGCTCCCCCTCAACACCCGGAGCCCTGCTGATAGTCTGGCTCCC AGTTATCTCCAGAGCCTTCGAGAGCGCCAACTGGGACCGGGCACCCAGGCCACAGCCCCCCACACCGTGCTGGACCTAGATTCTGACTGTGCTTCCACTGTACCCCTCACCACACCTTCTGGTTCCACCCAGACCTGA
- the LOC112678046 gene encoding transmembrane protein 198-like isoform X2, translating to MEEALLPLAMTSDPRPFNQQLPEPPDPRCVLEPQDNPELAPALVCALCCCFGIIYCCFGYRCFKAVMFLSGLLSGALVIFLLCHKERVLETQLSLEVSAGIALGIGLLCGLVTMLVRSVGLFLTGLLLGLTLGAGALLGTEPIYQPPSAWVPAGGLVGLALLGALLTLRWPRPFTVLGTALLGAAVLVACADYFLEGLALGSRLGQRLQALPALPPLCWYSWVLLGTWPALGALGALAQWKLMDEEHGGHANVVLSHQRRHLQLLRIRQQEAKWHRTPSGVGLCEGGYRPRLPLNTRSPADSLAPSYLQSLRERQLGPGTQATAPHTVLDLDSDCASTVPLTTPSGSTQT from the exons ATGGAGGAAGCCTTGTTGCCCCTGGCCATGACCTCTGACCCCAGGCCCTTTAATCAACaactcccagagcctccagaccCAAGATGTGTCTTGGAACCCCAGGACAATCCTGAACTGGCACCCGCCCTGGTGTGTGCTCTTTGCTGCTGCTTTGGAATCATCTACTGCTGCTTCG gCTACCGCTGCTTCAAGGCAGTAATGTTTCTCTCGGGCCTGCTGTCAGGAGCTCTGGTGATCTTCCTGCTGTGCCACAAGGAGCGAGTGCTAGAGACACAGCTGAGCCTGGAGGTGAGCGCGGGCATTGCGCTGGGCATCGGACTCCTCTGTGGCCTGGTCACCATGTTGGTGCGCAGCGTTGGGCTCTTCCTGACTGGTCTCCTGCTAGGCCTAACCCTGGGTGCCGGGgccctgctgggcacagagcccatCTACcaaccaccttcagcctgggtgCCGGCTggggggctggtggggctggCACTGCTGGGAGCCCTGCTCACACTTCGGTGGCCACGTCCATTCACAGTTTTGGGCACAGCCCTGCTGGGTGCTGCGGTGCTGGTGGCCTGTGCTGACTACTTCCTAGAGGGGCTGGCACTGGGCAGTCGGCTGGGCCAACGCTTGCAGGCACTTCCAGCCTTGCCTCCTCTCTGCTGGTATAGCTGGGTCTTGCTGGGCACCTGGCcagccctgggggccctgggggccctggCCCAGTGGAAGCTCATGGATGAGGAACATGGAGGCCACGCCAATG TGGTCTTGAGCCACCAGCGGAGGCATCTTCAGCTCCTTCGGATCCGTCAGCAAGAGGCCAAGTGGCACCGGACGCCCTCCGGGGTGGGGCTCTGTGAAGGCGGCTACCGGCCCCGGCTCCCCCTCAACACCCGGAGCCCTGCTGATAGTCTGGCTCCC AGTTATCTCCAGAGCCTTCGAGAGCGCCAACTGGGACCGGGCACCCAGGCCACAGCCCCCCACACCGTGCTGGACCTAGATTCTGACTGTGCTTCCACTGTACCCCTCACCACACCTTCTGGTTCCACCCAGACCTGA
- the MMP19 gene encoding matrix metalloproteinase-19 isoform X2 — protein sequence MRQPRCGLEDPFNQKTLKYLLLGRWRKKHLTFRIFNLPSTLPPDTARAALLQAFQYWSSAAPLTFREVQAGWADIRLSFHGRQSPYCSNSFDGPGRVLAHADIPELGSVHFDEDELWTERTYRGVNLRIIAAHELGHALGLGHSRYTQALMAPVYAGYRPHFKLHPDDVAGIQALYGKKSPETEEEEEEMELPAIPHMPTEPGPMPDPCSGELDAIMLGPRGKTYAFKGNYVWTVTDSGLGPLFQVSALWEGLPGNLDAAVYSPRTQWIHFFKGDKVWRYINFKRSPGFPKKLNRIEPNLDAALYWPFNQKVFLFKGSGYWQWDELARTDFSHYPKPIKRLFTGVPDQPSAAVSWRDGRVYFFKDKQYWRLNRQLRVEKGYPRDTAPNWMHCHPQTSDPPPSGGDIRPSATGTDPSAIGTTLNTTSSAIDTTLNNDPSPGDPILDITPSATASPTLSFPGTVTLPEA from the exons ATGAGGCAGCCCCGTTGTGGCCTGGAGGATCCCTTCAACCAGAAGACCCTTAAATACCTCCTGCTGG GCCGCTGGAGAAAGAAGCACCTGACTTTCCGCATCTTCAACCTCCCTTCCACCCTCCCACCCGACACAGCCCGGGCAGCCCTGCTTCAAGCCTTCCAGTACTGGAGCAGTGCGGCCCCCCTGACCTTCAGGGAAGTGCAGGCTGGCTGGGCTGACATCCGCCTCTCCTTCCATGGCCGCCAGAGCCCCTACTGCTCCAATTCCTTTGATGGACCTG GGAGGGTCCTGGCCCATGCTGACATCCCAGAGCTGGGCAGTGTGCACTTTGATGAAGATGAGCTCTGGACTGAGAGGACTTACCGGGGGGTGAACCTGCGCATCATTGCAGCCCATGAACTGGGCCATGCCCTGGGGCTTGGGCACTCTCGATACACCCAGGCCCTCATGGCCCCTGTGTATGCTGGCTACCGGCCCCACTTCAAGCTGCACCCGGATGATGTGGCAGGGATTCAGGCTCTCTATG GCAAGAAGAgcccagagacagaggaggaggaagaagagatggaGCTCCCCGCTATACCACATATGCCCACAGAACCTGGCCCCATGCCAGACCCCTGCAGTGGTGAACTGGATGCCATAATGCTGG GGCCCCGCGGGAAGACTTATGCCTTCAAGGGGAATTACGTGTGGACGGTGACAGATTCAGGGCTGGGGCCCTTGTTCCAGGTGTCGGCCCTTTGGGAGGGGCTCCCAGGAAACCTAGATGCTGCTGTCTACTCTCCTCGAACACAATGGATTCACTTCTTTAAGG GAGACAAGGTGTGGCgctatattaatttcaagagGTCTCCCGGCTTCCCCAAGAAGCTGAATAGGATAGAGCCCAACCTGGACGCAGCTCTCTATTGGCCTTTCAACCAAAAGGTGTTCCTCTTTAAG GGATCCGGGTACTGGCAGTGGGACGAGCTGGCCCGAACGGACTTCAGCCACTACCCTAAACCAATCAAAAGGTTGTTTACGGGAGTGCCAGACCAGCCCTCAGCTGCTGTGAGTTGGCGGGATGGCCGTGTCTACTTCTTCAAGGATAAACAGTACTGGCGCCTCAACCGGCAGCTCCGAGTAGAGAAAGGCTATCCCAGAGACACCGCCCCCAACTGGATGCACTGTCATCCCCAGACCTCAGACCCTCCTCCATCAGGTGGAGATATCCGTCCTTCAGCCACAGGCACTGACCCCTCTGCCATAGGAACAACCCTGAATACCACTTCCTCAGCCATAGATACCACGTTGAACAATGACCCCTCACCTGGAGACCCAATCTTGGACATTACCCCCTCAGCCACGGCCTCCCCTACCCTTTCATTCCCTGGTACTGTCACCCTCCCAGAGGCCTAA